In one Mucilaginibacter ginsenosidivorax genomic region, the following are encoded:
- a CDS encoding toxin-antitoxin system YwqK family antitoxin: MKFIYTALFTFFYCCSFGQKMPDYGLHSVRITDTDRTILAEIIPVNSNPDVQSTLTYYWYATNKVHTLQGGFSGRLLNGAYTETYLNHNTRTLGTFKKGLKDGTWRDWDERGILIQVVNWRSGIRSGSFSFFNPDGSLKESGEYHKNELDGPVIFHESRDSSRVIYYNNGKALNGKPRSLFDKINIFKKKPKPGKGHA, encoded by the coding sequence ATGAAATTCATTTATACAGCACTTTTTACCTTCTTTTACTGCTGCTCATTCGGGCAAAAAATGCCCGATTATGGTTTGCACAGCGTAAGGATAACAGATACCGACCGAACAATACTGGCAGAAATTATACCTGTTAATTCAAATCCGGATGTGCAAAGCACCCTTACTTATTACTGGTATGCCACAAACAAGGTGCATACCCTTCAGGGCGGATTCAGTGGCCGGCTGCTGAACGGCGCCTATACCGAAACATACCTGAACCATAACACCCGAACCCTGGGCACCTTTAAAAAAGGACTAAAGGACGGAACCTGGAGGGATTGGGATGAGCGTGGTATACTGATACAGGTAGTCAACTGGCGCAGTGGGATACGTTCGGGTAGCTTTAGCTTTTTTAACCCTGATGGCAGTTTAAAGGAAAGCGGCGAATACCACAAAAACGAATTGGATGGCCCTGTGATATTTCACGAAAGCCGTGATTCTTCGAGAGTAATTTATTACAACAATGGCAAGGCTTTGAATGGAAAGCCGCGTTCGCTTTTTGACAAGATCAATATTTTTAAAAAGAAGCCCAAGCCGGGTAAGGGTCATGCTTAA
- a CDS encoding fibronectin type III domain-containing protein, translating into MKLKHLFYILPVYLALNTLLSSCKEFIEPSIAKRQVILQAPADQYLSTKYTVNFWWDEVEDALSYRLQVVTPGFDSVGSLILDTLVKGNKFTSTLEPGNYQWRVRAENGSSQTAYSPARRFVVEESSLTNQTVTLSSPANNVVTNTNAALFKWNSLFGATKYQVQIDTNNFANDNVLVYNQVVPGLQVNFTFPKDQVYGWRVRAENETEQSKWSAINYVTYQLPLPPQVSLVSPANGSSVSLPVQLSWNSVTGVSGYKLYVFKSDSTTLYSNNFPMTVNSTGYSFTLGVTGEKIYWKVSALNASGKEGKASALRNFVLF; encoded by the coding sequence ATGAAACTTAAACACTTATTTTATATCTTACCTGTTTATCTGGCTTTAAACACGCTGCTATCGTCTTGTAAAGAGTTTATAGAACCATCCATTGCCAAAAGACAGGTGATACTTCAAGCACCTGCAGACCAGTACCTAAGCACTAAATACACGGTAAACTTCTGGTGGGATGAGGTGGAGGATGCACTAAGTTACCGTTTGCAGGTTGTTACACCCGGTTTTGATTCCGTTGGCAGCCTGATACTGGATACACTTGTTAAGGGCAATAAATTTACCTCGACACTGGAACCCGGAAACTATCAATGGCGGGTAAGAGCCGAAAATGGTAGCTCCCAAACAGCTTATTCGCCGGCCAGGCGCTTCGTTGTCGAAGAGTCTTCACTAACCAATCAAACTGTCACTCTTTCATCACCCGCCAACAACGTTGTAACAAATACAAATGCAGCCCTTTTTAAATGGAACAGCCTATTTGGCGCTACTAAATACCAGGTACAGATTGATACAAATAACTTTGCAAATGATAACGTATTGGTTTATAACCAGGTTGTACCCGGGCTCCAGGTTAATTTTACCTTTCCAAAGGATCAGGTATACGGTTGGCGGGTTAGGGCCGAAAATGAAACAGAGCAATCTAAATGGTCGGCTATTAATTATGTAACCTATCAATTGCCGCTGCCCCCCCAGGTTAGCCTTGTGTCGCCGGCTAATGGAAGTAGCGTTAGTTTACCGGTGCAACTGAGCTGGAATTCGGTTACAGGTGTATCAGGATATAAATTATATGTATTTAAAAGCGATTCGACCACGCTGTATAGTAACAATTTCCCAATGACGGTCAATTCTACAGGTTATAGCTTTACACTTGGTGTTACAGGCGAGAAGATATATTGGAAAGTAAGTGCGCTAAATGCCTCGGGTAAGGAAGGGAAAGCCAGTGCGCTTAGAAATTTTGTACTGTTTTAA
- a CDS encoding site-specific integrase — protein sequence MASIKVMLRARENANGEYPIVIRVVKDRKNTLLSVGHSVKKTDWDEKNAKVKKSHSNSTWLNNLIAKRVAEANDKLIQLEVNNTDTSARVIGKAVKAAKDNTFFKQADLYIARLEKSGNFNRTSAEKPRIKRVKEFLNNRDIHFPEIDATFLKDFKAWLKGTRTITERTAVNHLVVIRSIYNQAIADKLVDPKYYPFGKGGIVIKFPDSKKSGLMPADIVALENVELTGVANHARNLWLFAFYCGGMRASDVLRLKWSDFEDGRLYYTMGKNEKGGSLKISAKIEAILAQYRRENPKHNLVFPDLEKLVDLKDKAAVQEYIKVRIKANNKHMLKATEKANVNKQATSHKSRHSFAQMAKGVISASALQEIFRHSDLKTTEGYMGNNFVNEEIDSAMDDVMARLC from the coding sequence ATGGCTTCGATAAAAGTAATGCTTCGCGCCCGGGAAAATGCAAACGGCGAATACCCAATTGTAATCCGTGTAGTTAAAGATCGTAAAAATACCCTGCTGTCAGTCGGGCATTCAGTCAAAAAAACGGATTGGGATGAAAAGAACGCAAAGGTCAAAAAATCACATTCCAATTCTACTTGGCTGAATAACCTTATTGCCAAGCGCGTAGCCGAAGCAAATGACAAGCTGATACAGCTTGAAGTAAATAACACCGATACTTCGGCGCGTGTTATTGGCAAAGCTGTGAAAGCGGCAAAGGATAACACGTTTTTCAAACAGGCCGATTTATACATTGCCCGCCTTGAAAAATCAGGAAACTTTAACCGCACCTCTGCCGAAAAGCCACGGATCAAACGAGTAAAAGAGTTTTTGAATAACCGGGATATTCATTTCCCTGAAATCGATGCTACATTTCTAAAAGACTTTAAAGCGTGGTTAAAAGGCACCCGAACGATAACGGAGCGCACGGCTGTAAATCACTTGGTGGTTATTCGTTCAATTTATAATCAGGCTATCGCCGATAAACTGGTTGACCCTAAATATTATCCGTTTGGCAAAGGCGGCATTGTTATCAAGTTTCCGGATAGCAAAAAGAGCGGCCTAATGCCTGCGGACATTGTGGCACTGGAAAATGTTGAACTAACAGGCGTTGCCAACCATGCACGTAATTTGTGGCTGTTTGCCTTTTACTGTGGCGGGATGCGCGCATCTGACGTTTTGCGCCTGAAATGGTCCGATTTTGAAGATGGCCGCCTTTATTATACAATGGGCAAAAATGAAAAAGGCGGTTCCTTAAAAATATCGGCAAAGATTGAGGCTATTTTAGCACAATACAGGCGGGAAAATCCTAAGCACAATCTAGTATTCCCTGACCTGGAAAAACTGGTCGATCTGAAAGACAAGGCAGCTGTACAGGAATATATCAAGGTTCGTATCAAGGCGAACAATAAGCACATGTTAAAAGCAACCGAAAAAGCCAATGTAAACAAACAAGCTACATCGCATAAATCCCGCCATAGCTTCGCACAAATGGCGAAAGGTGTTATCAGCGCCTCGGCATTACAAGAGATATTCCGGCATTCCGACCTTAAAACAACCGAGGGTTATATGGGTAATAATTTTGTGAATGAAGAAATTGATAGCGCAATGGATGATGTAATGGCACGACTTTGTTAA